The window GTAATTAGAGGGAGGTATAGAGAAAGTTTTGAGTTTCCTAAACCCTTTGTTCCTGATCAAATCACTGCTGTTGATTTCAGGTTACAAGATCTTTTCCATACTTTCAAAAAGGGGCATAAAATTCAAATACAAATACAAAGTACTTGGTTTCCCCTAATTGATCGAAATCCCCAAAAATATGTACAAAACATATTTGAAGCTGAGGAAGCCGATTTTGTCAAAGCCACCCATAGGGTTTTTCATACAGAAAAGTTTGCCAGCAAAATTGAAGTAATGGTTCTTCCTTAGAATTAGAATGGTTTAAAATTACTATTTGTAGCAGAAGATACACATTTCGGCAGTTGATTTTAACTATCTTTATTTTAAAATACAATTCAGCAAGAAAAAAAGGCAAATGCCAACTCTTTTATTAATTAATAAGAGAATAGTTATTCAACTAAAACGGAGGAAACCTATGAATATCAAGGAAAAAGAAATCGTGACCTTAAAAAGGTCTTTATTAATGGATACGGAAGAAAAGCTTAACAAGCAAGTGGAAATGGAAGGCAAATCTTCTGCCTACTACCTTTCCATGGCTTCATGGGCTGAAATGCAAGGATTTTCCAATTCTGCAAAATTTCTATATGACCATGCTGAGGAAGAAAGAGGCCATATGCTTAAATTATTTAGGTATATAAATGAAGCCGGTGGCCATGCCATTCAACCTGAGATTACAGATATCAGGCAACATTTCAATTCATTAAGAGAAGTGTTCGAATTGATACTAGAACATGAAATAGAAGTAACTAAA of the Cyclobacterium marinum DSM 745 genome contains:
- a CDS encoding ferritin — translated: MNIKEKEIVTLKRSLLMDTEEKLNKQVEMEGKSSAYYLSMASWAEMQGFSNSAKFLYDHAEEERGHMLKLFRYINEAGGHAIQPEITDIRQHFNSLREVFELILEHEIEVTKSINNIVDHCFNVKDFATFSFMQWYVTEQREEETVARRALEIFDIIGEEGVGLWTIDQEMGKLHATNDSEV